One genomic region from Cellulomonas hominis encodes:
- the eccD gene encoding type VII secretion integral membrane protein EccD, translating into MTEAPAVATSVGTLVRVSVTAGERRIDLGIPGAVPTAEVVPGLARALGLLDATTAHGGYRLVRADGTALDSARSLLAEGVGDGAVLTLESGARRAQERVYDDVVEAVADAVEDQYAPWTPRDSALSAAWAAAALLLAGAALLLGADRASLVPPVVAALAAVLALAAGAVVGRVGAEPAAGQVLVLVAPVLAGVAGLTATAEPPSWGWPAALAGTGALVAGLLGMPALVGRRELAAAPLAAGLATAVAGTTIALTGATPGAVLAVVVAVLATASIGVPWLALSSTPLRVVSPRDDAEILADPPAVESARVRAQLAAGHRVQVALRVAIGGVAILSAPAVVATGVAGTVLLALAAAGLLLATRQTYSRTDVLVTVSLSVLLLVVVAVVAAAQHPSWRAALVGVAGAAAAVVVGLGLVAPRRRVGLARFGDFLEIACLALLLPLGVTAAGLV; encoded by the coding sequence ATGACAGAAGCACCCGCCGTCGCGACGTCCGTGGGGACGCTCGTGCGGGTGTCGGTGACCGCCGGCGAGCGCCGGATCGACCTCGGCATCCCGGGTGCGGTCCCCACCGCGGAGGTCGTCCCCGGCCTGGCGCGCGCGCTCGGCCTGCTGGACGCGACCACCGCCCACGGCGGCTACCGCCTGGTACGCGCGGACGGGACCGCGCTGGACTCCGCCCGTAGCCTGCTGGCCGAGGGCGTGGGGGACGGCGCCGTGCTCACGCTCGAGTCGGGCGCCCGGCGGGCGCAGGAACGGGTCTACGACGACGTCGTGGAGGCCGTGGCCGACGCCGTCGAGGACCAGTACGCGCCCTGGACGCCGCGCGACTCCGCGCTGAGCGCCGCCTGGGCGGCCGCAGCCCTGCTCCTCGCGGGTGCCGCGCTGCTGCTCGGCGCCGACCGCGCCTCGCTCGTCCCGCCCGTGGTCGCCGCGCTGGCCGCCGTGCTCGCGCTGGCCGCCGGGGCCGTCGTCGGCCGGGTGGGCGCGGAGCCCGCCGCCGGGCAGGTGCTCGTGCTGGTCGCGCCGGTGCTCGCCGGCGTCGCCGGGCTGACCGCGACCGCGGAGCCCCCGTCGTGGGGCTGGCCCGCCGCCCTCGCCGGGACGGGCGCCCTGGTCGCCGGACTGCTGGGCATGCCCGCGCTCGTCGGCCGCCGCGAGCTGGCCGCCGCGCCGCTGGCCGCCGGCCTGGCGACCGCCGTCGCCGGGACCACGATCGCCCTGACCGGCGCGACCCCGGGCGCGGTGCTCGCGGTCGTGGTGGCCGTGCTCGCCACCGCGAGCATCGGCGTGCCGTGGCTCGCGCTGTCGAGCACGCCGCTGCGGGTGGTCTCGCCGCGCGACGACGCCGAGATCCTCGCCGACCCGCCGGCCGTGGAGTCCGCCCGGGTGCGCGCGCAGCTCGCCGCCGGGCACCGCGTGCAGGTCGCGCTGCGCGTGGCGATCGGCGGGGTCGCGATCCTGTCGGCGCCCGCCGTGGTGGCCACGGGCGTCGCCGGGACGGTGCTGCTCGCGCTCGCCGCCGCCGGTCTGCTGCTGGCCACCCGGCAGACGTACTCCCGGACCGACGTGCTGGTGACCGTGAGCCTGTCGGTGCTGCTCCTCGTGGTCGTCGCCGTGGTCGCCGCCGCGCAGCACCCGTCGTGGCGGGCCGCCCTCGTCGGGGTCGCCGGCGCGGCCGCGGCCGTCGTCGTCGGGCTCGGCCTGGTGGCGCCCCGCCGGCGGGTCGGCCTGGCCCGGTTCGGCGACTTCCTGGAGATCGCCTGCCTCGCGCTCCTGCTGCCGCTCGGCGTGACCGCGGCGGGCCTGGTCTGA
- a CDS encoding WXG100 family type VII secretion target, which translates to MAAEVSAADGALKQGADAVVQSRGELQRELSALEGKLSGIGSHWQGQGAVAFNTLMARWRDDANKIVSALNEFEANLLASQSTYTASDEAQQSTFSRLQGRLG; encoded by the coding sequence ATGGCAGCAGAGGTCTCCGCAGCAGACGGCGCGCTCAAGCAGGGCGCCGACGCCGTGGTCCAGAGCCGTGGGGAGCTGCAGCGCGAGCTGAGCGCTCTCGAGGGCAAGCTGTCCGGGATCGGGTCGCACTGGCAGGGCCAGGGCGCGGTGGCGTTCAACACGCTGATGGCCCGGTGGCGCGACGACGCGAACAAGATCGTGTCCGCGCTCAACGAGTTCGAGGCCAACCTGCTCGCGTCGCAGTCGACGTACACCGCGTCGGACGAGGCTCAGCAGTCCACCTTCAGCCGCCTTCAGGGCCGGCTGGGCTGA
- a CDS encoding WXG100 family type VII secretion target, translating into MADLKVNFGGLSTAAADIQSSASNIESRLADLDRSLQPLRANWSGEASTAYTAAKAKWEAALTDMKALLADVGRAVSTSGEDYQSTERANAARW; encoded by the coding sequence ATGGCTGATCTCAAGGTCAACTTCGGGGGTCTGTCGACCGCCGCCGCCGACATCCAGTCGAGCGCGAGCAACATCGAGTCCCGCCTGGCAGACCTCGACCGCTCGCTGCAGCCGCTCCGGGCCAACTGGTCCGGCGAGGCGTCGACCGCCTACACGGCCGCCAAGGCCAAGTGGGAGGCCGCGCTGACGGACATGAAGGCGCTGCTCGCCGACGTCGGCCGCGCCGTGTCCACCTCCGGCGAGGACTACCAGTCCACCGAGCGGGCCAACGCCGCCCGCTGGTGA
- a CDS encoding S8 family serine peptidase, translated as MRASTPQRARTRRAWHGLAAAATLGACALVAPGASAATTGDGLWYIDSTGIAEAHQVTTGAGVHIALIDGTINPGIADLAGTGLTVKEPSYCAGEDGGPALPAANTSEEAGHATSMASLLLGTGAGLPGDPGVRGVAPGASVTAYAQRRDGACYPSSPETGGSNQALRDAISDGADIIVVPGMMGTLPDVAEAIRSGVVLIASAGNEGGPVTGQPAESNGVVTTGSTDPDGGDSAGNPWGPEIGLLAPGGGIRTIDPTFSYYGMARGSSNSAMVTAGVVALAMSAHPEATSNQILQAVVRTTDGSLHEPARDEDRGFGALDVRQLMAVDPTTLPDVNPFIRTDAEARPSAEELGLVAEDAPTEAATAPASADEPAEDPAPEDGPDLLVTGAAVVGAALLVAAATATVLVLRRRRTATPTDPTDQQHGGQHHG; from the coding sequence ATGCGCGCGAGCACCCCGCAGCGCGCCCGCACCCGCCGCGCGTGGCACGGCCTCGCCGCCGCGGCGACCCTCGGCGCGTGCGCGCTCGTCGCGCCGGGCGCCTCCGCCGCGACGACCGGCGACGGGCTCTGGTACATCGACTCCACGGGGATCGCCGAGGCCCATCAGGTCACCACCGGAGCGGGCGTGCACATCGCCCTCATCGACGGCACGATCAACCCGGGCATCGCGGACCTCGCCGGCACCGGCCTGACGGTCAAGGAGCCGTCGTACTGCGCGGGCGAGGACGGCGGCCCCGCCCTGCCCGCCGCCAACACCTCCGAGGAGGCAGGCCACGCCACCAGCATGGCCTCGCTGCTCCTCGGGACGGGCGCGGGCCTCCCGGGCGACCCCGGGGTCCGGGGCGTCGCGCCCGGCGCGAGCGTCACGGCGTACGCGCAGCGGCGCGACGGTGCCTGCTACCCCTCGTCGCCGGAGACCGGCGGATCGAACCAGGCGTTGCGGGACGCGATCAGCGACGGGGCGGACATCATCGTCGTCCCGGGCATGATGGGGACGCTCCCGGACGTGGCCGAGGCCATCCGCAGCGGCGTGGTGCTGATCGCCTCGGCCGGCAACGAGGGCGGCCCCGTGACCGGGCAACCGGCCGAGAGCAACGGCGTGGTGACGACCGGCAGCACGGACCCCGACGGGGGCGACTCGGCAGGGAACCCGTGGGGCCCCGAGATCGGGCTCCTGGCCCCGGGCGGGGGCATCCGCACGATCGACCCGACGTTCTCCTACTACGGCATGGCCCGCGGCTCGTCGAACTCCGCGATGGTCACCGCGGGGGTGGTCGCCCTGGCGATGTCCGCCCACCCCGAGGCGACGAGCAACCAGATCCTGCAGGCCGTGGTCCGCACCACCGACGGCAGCCTCCACGAACCGGCCCGGGACGAGGACCGCGGCTTCGGCGCTCTCGACGTCCGCCAGCTCATGGCGGTGGACCCGACCACGCTCCCGGACGTCAACCCGTTCATCCGCACCGACGCCGAGGCCCGCCCGTCGGCCGAGGAGCTCGGTCTCGTCGCCGAGGACGCACCCACGGAGGCGGCGACCGCACCGGCCTCCGCCGACGAGCCCGCCGAGGACCCGGCGCCCGAGGACGGACCGGACCTCCTCGTCACCGGCGCCGCCGTCGTCGGCGCGGCGCTCCTGGTCGCCGCCGCCACGGCGACCGTCCTCGTCCTGCGCCGGCGCAGGACCGCCACACCCACCGATCCGACGGACCAGCAGCACGGGGGACAGCACCATGGGTGA
- a CDS encoding RDD family protein, whose product MEQTMSGVPLGTVAVRACASCHRPLRPDARFCTACGTPAAADATVTVVEGAQGRSRGAAPEREPRPAVLHPAFGDAAPAGPGRRVLAYAVDAVAVGAVAGGLLAWTGSWLLAGLVVVELALGLLVWEAHTGRTVGNSVLGLRTAREETPYSVGPARAFLRGLVLAAGHAAAGLGQWLVVASGAFDRSGRAQAWHDRVGRAVVVDVRAHERGLAEAPEADGVVAVGAAAAARRGAGAPVAGAVPRQSTAPEAPAVGPGRVPPSGSARPASPSGTAPSGADAARGTPTPTEPPAPTGRRAARAAAGQTPTAPVADRPVPSAAGAPSVPIRPVVPAPAAPEPPAPARVAHQAQPTPFLVTLDTGQVMSVTGPGLIGRAPRPAAGERCDHVVVVEDPERSVSRTHARFGIEGGTFWVSDAGSGNGTTLRLPSGRVVPVPADQRVPVPSGSTIQVGDRGVRIDAPEARG is encoded by the coding sequence GTGGAGCAGACGATGAGCGGCGTGCCGCTCGGGACCGTCGCCGTCCGGGCGTGCGCGAGCTGCCACCGGCCGCTGCGCCCCGACGCGCGGTTCTGCACCGCCTGCGGGACGCCCGCGGCGGCGGACGCGACCGTCACGGTCGTCGAGGGCGCCCAGGGGCGGTCGCGCGGCGCCGCGCCGGAGCGGGAGCCGCGTCCCGCCGTGCTGCACCCGGCGTTCGGTGACGCCGCCCCGGCCGGGCCCGGGCGGCGCGTGCTCGCCTACGCGGTCGACGCCGTCGCGGTCGGCGCGGTCGCCGGCGGGCTGCTCGCCTGGACGGGGTCCTGGCTGCTCGCCGGGCTCGTCGTCGTGGAGCTCGCCCTCGGCCTGCTGGTCTGGGAGGCGCACACCGGGCGCACCGTGGGCAACAGCGTGCTCGGGCTGCGCACCGCGCGCGAGGAGACCCCGTACTCCGTGGGTCCCGCGCGGGCGTTCCTGCGCGGGCTGGTGCTCGCCGCCGGGCACGCCGCCGCGGGGCTCGGACAGTGGCTCGTCGTGGCCTCGGGGGCGTTCGACCGGTCGGGGCGGGCGCAGGCGTGGCACGACCGCGTCGGGCGGGCCGTCGTCGTGGACGTGCGGGCGCACGAGCGCGGCCTCGCGGAGGCGCCGGAGGCGGACGGGGTGGTGGCCGTCGGGGCCGCGGCCGCGGCCCGGCGCGGCGCCGGCGCGCCCGTGGCCGGCGCGGTGCCGCGGCAGTCGACCGCGCCCGAGGCGCCGGCGGTCGGACCCGGCCGGGTGCCGCCGTCCGGCAGCGCGCGCCCCGCGTCGCCGTCCGGGACGGCCCCGTCGGGCGCGGACGCGGCCCGTGGGACGCCCACGCCGACCGAGCCGCCCGCGCCGACCGGCCGTCGCGCGGCGCGCGCAGCCGCCGGGCAGACGCCGACGGCCCCCGTGGCCGACAGGCCGGTCCCGTCCGCCGCCGGCGCGCCGTCCGTGCCGATCCGCCCGGTGGTCCCCGCGCCCGCCGCGCCGGAGCCGCCCGCACCCGCGCGGGTCGCGCACCAGGCGCAGCCGACGCCGTTCCTCGTCACCCTGGACACCGGCCAGGTCATGTCCGTCACCGGTCCCGGGCTCATCGGCCGGGCCCCGCGCCCGGCGGCGGGGGAGCGCTGCGACCACGTCGTCGTGGTGGAGGACCCGGAGCGCAGCGTCTCGCGGACGCACGCGCGGTTCGGCATCGAGGGCGGCACGTTCTGGGTGTCCGACGCCGGGTCCGGCAACGGGACGACGCTGCGGCTGCCGAGCGGCCGGGTCGTGCCGGTGCCCGCGGACCAGCGGGTGCCGGTGCCGTCGGGGTCGACCATCCAGGTGGGGGACCGCGGGGTGCGGATCGACGCGCCCGAGGCGCGGGGCTGA
- the eccCa gene encoding type VII secretion protein EccCa, with protein MSIAPQQGTRLEPPAVPDGQVVLQPPPEIQASDGISGMLANAIPMLGSVGSIVFVAMNQPGPRGYIAAGMFLLASLGFVGVNGWRQRSQHQAQVVGARREYLAYLADLRTSVRQAANAQRRAAEWTSPDPRALAAVAEERTRVWERRPAHDDFLAARVGVGAQPLCLDLEAPQTPPLAQLDPVAASAAHRFLVTHRVQQGVPLAFDVRSVARVEVTGPAPESRALARALVAQLATFHAPEDLQVAVVAGDAALPEWDWVKWLPHAHSTRSRDAVGAARMIGSTLADVESLLPEDLPERPRFGYGAEAPLPHVLVVVDGGHVPAGNPILTADGVLGVTVLELPERWSELDDPATLRLNVGGAVAADDATRAPVDVLRLGNAPVRVDGDQMSVADAEATARRLLPLHVESGPERGDEELSSELVDLLGVGDVRDLDLSVAWRPRLARDRLRVPIGVTPQGQPVALDIKESAQQGMGPHGLIIGATGSGKSEVLRTLVLALAMTHSSEDLNFVLVDFKGGATFAGMADMPHVSAIITNLGEELTLVDRMQDALQGEMVRRQELLRAAGNFANVADYEKARRGGRTDLEPLPALLIVCDEFSELLSAKPEFVDLFVTIGRLGRSLLMHLLLSSQRLEEGRLRGLESHLSYRIGLRTFSAAESRTVLGVPDAYTLPPVPGMGYLKPDTTTMIQFRAAYVSGPPKARRRTAQGGTVAGSGLTRLEQFTAAPVLGGVEAGPATTEVLPAEPEETRATFDIAVQRMKGQGPPAHQVWLPPLVVPRTLDELMPDLVSDPRLGLVSPGWRAAGTLTVPLGTVDRPLEQRRENLTVSLGGAAGHMAVVGAPRTGKSTVLRSVVTALALTHTPLEVQFYVLDFGGGTFAPLAGLAHVAGVASRAEPDVVRRVVAEVESVVDDRERYFRAHGIDSIETYRARRAAGTADDGYGDVFLVVDGWSTVRGEFDELEPRIQALAGRGLSFGVHLVASAARWMDFRTQVKDLFGTRLELRLGDPMDSEIDRKVAVNVPKDRPGRGVAVSKHHVLTALPRLDGDPAPGTLGAGVTHLIQTVNAAWQGPAGPKLRLLPERVTLADVLADPRADAGRLLLGVDEAALAPIGLDVREEPHLYAFGDGGSGKSALLRAVAAEVRRLHTPQQAQIFAVDFRRSLLGEIPDEYLAGYFTTQEQAAGEIQGLADYLRGRLPGPDVTPEQLRNRSWWSGAEVYVVVDDYDLVATTTGNPLAPLVPLLAQAGDVGLHLVLARRSGGAGRAMYEPVLQALRDLAAPGVVLSGSPDEGPLVGGAKPTPAVPGRAQLVTRDAGRQVVQLAWTPPTL; from the coding sequence ATGTCGATCGCGCCGCAGCAGGGGACGCGCCTCGAGCCGCCCGCCGTCCCCGACGGACAGGTCGTCCTGCAGCCGCCGCCCGAGATCCAGGCGTCCGACGGCATCAGCGGGATGCTGGCCAACGCCATCCCGATGCTCGGGTCCGTCGGGTCCATCGTCTTCGTGGCGATGAACCAGCCGGGCCCGCGCGGCTACATCGCGGCCGGCATGTTCCTGCTCGCGTCGCTCGGGTTCGTCGGCGTCAACGGCTGGCGGCAGCGCTCGCAGCACCAGGCGCAGGTCGTCGGCGCCCGGCGCGAGTACCTCGCCTACCTCGCGGACCTGCGCACGTCGGTCCGGCAGGCCGCGAACGCGCAGCGTCGCGCGGCGGAGTGGACCTCACCGGACCCGCGCGCGCTCGCGGCGGTCGCCGAGGAGCGCACCCGCGTCTGGGAGCGCCGGCCCGCCCACGACGACTTCCTCGCGGCGCGCGTCGGCGTCGGCGCCCAGCCGCTGTGCCTCGACCTGGAGGCGCCGCAGACCCCGCCGCTGGCGCAGCTCGACCCGGTGGCGGCCTCCGCGGCGCACCGGTTCCTCGTGACGCACCGGGTGCAGCAGGGCGTCCCGCTGGCCTTCGACGTCCGGTCCGTCGCGCGCGTGGAGGTCACCGGACCCGCGCCGGAGTCCCGCGCGCTGGCCCGGGCGCTCGTCGCCCAGCTCGCGACGTTCCACGCCCCGGAGGACCTGCAGGTCGCGGTCGTCGCCGGCGACGCCGCGCTGCCGGAGTGGGACTGGGTCAAGTGGCTGCCGCACGCCCACTCCACGCGGTCCCGGGACGCGGTGGGCGCGGCCCGGATGATCGGGTCGACCCTCGCGGACGTCGAGTCGCTGCTGCCCGAGGACCTCCCGGAGCGCCCGCGGTTCGGATACGGCGCCGAGGCGCCCCTGCCGCACGTGCTCGTCGTCGTCGACGGGGGCCACGTGCCCGCCGGGAACCCCATCCTCACCGCCGACGGCGTGCTCGGCGTGACGGTCCTCGAGCTCCCCGAGCGCTGGTCCGAGCTGGACGACCCCGCGACGCTCCGGCTGAACGTCGGCGGCGCGGTCGCGGCCGACGACGCCACCCGCGCGCCGGTGGACGTGCTGCGGCTCGGCAACGCGCCGGTCCGGGTCGACGGCGACCAGATGTCCGTGGCCGACGCCGAGGCCACCGCCCGCCGCCTGCTGCCCCTGCACGTCGAGTCCGGGCCGGAGCGCGGCGACGAGGAGCTGTCCTCCGAGCTGGTCGACCTGCTCGGCGTCGGCGACGTCCGGGACCTCGACCTCTCCGTCGCCTGGCGGCCCCGGCTGGCGCGCGACCGGCTGCGGGTGCCGATCGGCGTCACCCCGCAGGGCCAGCCCGTCGCCCTCGACATCAAGGAGTCCGCGCAGCAGGGCATGGGCCCGCACGGGCTCATCATCGGCGCGACCGGCTCCGGCAAGTCCGAGGTGCTGCGCACGCTCGTGCTCGCGCTGGCGATGACGCACTCGTCGGAGGACCTCAACTTCGTCCTCGTCGACTTCAAGGGCGGCGCGACGTTCGCCGGCATGGCCGACATGCCGCACGTGTCCGCGATCATCACGAACCTCGGCGAGGAGCTCACGCTCGTCGACCGGATGCAGGACGCCCTGCAGGGCGAGATGGTCCGCCGCCAGGAGCTGCTGCGCGCCGCGGGCAACTTCGCGAACGTCGCGGACTACGAGAAGGCGCGCCGCGGCGGCCGCACCGACCTGGAGCCGCTGCCCGCGCTGCTCATCGTCTGCGACGAGTTCTCCGAGCTGCTGTCCGCCAAGCCGGAGTTCGTCGACCTGTTCGTGACGATCGGGCGCCTCGGCCGGTCGCTGCTGATGCACCTGCTGCTGTCCTCGCAGCGCCTCGAGGAGGGCCGGCTGCGCGGGCTCGAGTCGCACCTGTCCTACCGGATCGGCCTGCGCACCTTCTCCGCCGCGGAGTCCCGCACGGTGCTCGGCGTCCCGGACGCGTACACGCTGCCGCCGGTGCCGGGCATGGGCTACCTCAAGCCCGACACGACGACGATGATCCAGTTCCGCGCCGCCTACGTCTCCGGGCCGCCGAAGGCCCGCCGCCGGACCGCGCAGGGCGGGACGGTCGCCGGGTCCGGGCTGACCCGGCTCGAGCAGTTCACGGCCGCGCCGGTGCTCGGGGGCGTCGAGGCCGGGCCCGCCACGACCGAGGTGCTGCCGGCGGAGCCGGAGGAGACCCGTGCGACGTTCGACATCGCGGTGCAGCGCATGAAGGGACAGGGGCCGCCCGCGCACCAGGTGTGGCTGCCGCCGCTGGTCGTGCCCCGCACGCTGGACGAGCTCATGCCCGACCTCGTCTCCGACCCCCGGCTGGGTCTGGTCTCCCCCGGCTGGCGCGCCGCCGGGACGCTCACGGTGCCGCTCGGCACGGTCGACCGGCCGCTGGAGCAGCGCCGCGAGAACCTCACCGTCTCGCTCGGCGGGGCGGCGGGCCACATGGCCGTCGTCGGCGCCCCGCGGACCGGCAAGAGCACCGTCCTGCGGTCGGTCGTCACGGCGCTGGCCCTCACGCACACGCCGCTCGAGGTGCAGTTCTACGTGCTCGACTTCGGCGGCGGCACGTTCGCGCCGCTGGCCGGCCTCGCGCACGTCGCGGGCGTCGCGTCCCGCGCCGAGCCGGACGTCGTGCGGCGCGTGGTCGCCGAGGTCGAGTCGGTCGTCGACGACCGCGAGCGGTACTTCCGGGCGCACGGCATCGACAGCATCGAGACCTACCGCGCCCGGCGCGCGGCGGGCACGGCCGACGACGGCTACGGCGACGTGTTCCTGGTCGTCGACGGCTGGTCCACGGTGCGCGGCGAGTTCGACGAGCTGGAGCCGCGCATCCAGGCGCTCGCCGGCCGCGGCCTCTCCTTCGGCGTGCACCTGGTCGCGTCGGCCGCGCGGTGGATGGACTTCCGGACCCAGGTGAAGGACCTGTTCGGCACCCGCCTGGAGCTGCGGCTCGGCGACCCCATGGACTCCGAGATCGACCGCAAGGTGGCCGTCAACGTCCCGAAGGACCGGCCCGGCCGTGGCGTCGCGGTGTCGAAGCACCACGTGCTGACCGCCCTCCCCCGCCTGGACGGCGACCCGGCACCCGGCACGCTCGGCGCGGGCGTCACGCACCTCATCCAGACCGTGAACGCCGCGTGGCAGGGCCCCGCCGGGCCGAAGCTGCGGCTGCTGCCCGAGCGGGTGACCCTCGCGGACGTGCTCGCCGACCCCCGGGCCGACGCCGGCCGGCTGCTGCTCGGCGTCGACGAGGCCGCGCTCGCCCCGATCGGCCTCGACGTCCGCGAGGAGCCGCACCTCTACGCGTTCGGCGACGGCGGCTCCGGCAAGTCGGCGCTGCTGCGCGCGGTGGCCGCCGAGGTCCGGCGCCTGCACACCCCGCAGCAGGCGCAGATCTTCGCCGTCGACTTCCGGCGGTCCCTGCTCGGCGAGATCCCCGACGAGTACCTGGCCGGGTACTTCACGACGCAGGAGCAGGCCGCCGGGGAGATCCAGGGTCTGGCGGACTACCTGCGCGGCCGCCTGCCCGGGCCCGACGTGACGCCCGAGCAGCTGCGGAACCGGTCGTGGTGGTCCGGCGCCGAGGTGTACGTGGTGGTCGACGACTACGACCTGGTCGCCACCACCACGGGCAACCCGCTGGCGCCCCTGGTCCCGCTGCTCGCGCAGGCCGGCGACGTGGGCCTGCACCTCGTGCTCGCGCGCCGGTCCGGCGGTGCGGGGCGGGCGATGTACGAGCCCGTGCTCCAGGCCCTGCGCGACCTCGCGGCTCCGGGCGTCGTGCTGTCCGGCAGCCCCGACGAGGGTCCGCTGGTCGGCGGCGCGAAGCCGACGCCCGCGGTCCCGGGCCGCGCCCAGCTGGTGACCCGCGACGCGGGCCGCCAGGTCGTCCAGCTCGCCTGGACCCCGCCGACCCTCTGA
- a CDS encoding RDD family protein, with the protein MSAAVLPTNRCGACGAALDAGAAFCAVCGVRVGPPAAPASAAGWSLGADVDDAVAPVWRRLLALLVDQALAAVVGGLGVAAVLPALRDGATRSLLVPGLALLVLGAVQWFAEAFGGRTAGGALLGIRTVSARTGRPAGLWPVLVRSAVQALGVVVGGVGVYVVAASGAWDEGPEQRGWHDKVAGTLVLRVRPRAREAERAVVAEATRVPAPAAAAGSVPPSAAGSVAGSVPPSVAGSVAGSVAGSVPPSVAVSAPGSAPASAEPWTPPVVAPAAAAAPAAPAAPVGLPDTTVPTLPALGDLEHTRLARPVDPVAASGRALALVLDTGERVPVDGPGLIGRRPALEDAPDARLVTLPDPGVSRVHLAYRPLPDGTLEVTDRGATNGTVLLDPSGARWALPAGAPARVAPGWTLLLGPRRVAVAEA; encoded by the coding sequence GTGAGCGCGGCGGTGCTGCCGACGAACCGGTGCGGGGCGTGCGGGGCGGCCCTCGACGCCGGGGCGGCGTTCTGCGCGGTGTGCGGGGTGCGCGTCGGGCCGCCGGCCGCGCCGGCCTCCGCCGCGGGGTGGTCGCTCGGCGCCGACGTGGACGACGCGGTCGCGCCCGTGTGGCGGCGGCTGCTCGCGCTGCTCGTGGACCAGGCGCTGGCCGCGGTCGTCGGCGGGCTCGGGGTCGCGGCGGTGCTGCCGGCCCTGCGGGACGGTGCCACGCGGTCGCTGCTCGTGCCCGGGCTGGCGCTGCTCGTGCTCGGGGCGGTCCAGTGGTTCGCGGAGGCGTTCGGCGGCCGCACGGCAGGCGGGGCGCTGCTGGGGATCCGGACCGTCTCGGCGCGCACCGGCCGGCCCGCGGGGCTGTGGCCGGTGCTCGTGCGGTCCGCGGTGCAGGCGCTCGGGGTGGTCGTGGGCGGGGTCGGCGTGTACGTCGTGGCGGCGTCCGGGGCGTGGGACGAGGGGCCGGAGCAGCGCGGGTGGCACGACAAGGTCGCGGGGACGCTGGTGCTGCGGGTGCGGCCGCGGGCGCGGGAGGCGGAGCGGGCGGTGGTCGCCGAGGCGACCCGGGTGCCGGCGCCGGCCGCGGCCGCGGGGTCGGTCCCGCCGTCGGCCGCGGGGTCGGTCGCGGGGTCGGTCCCGCCGTCGGTCGCGGGGTCGGTCGCGGGGTCGGTCGCGGGGTCGGTCCCGCCGTCGGTCGCGGTGTCAGCCCCGGGGTCGGCCCCGGCGTCGGCCGAGCCGTGGACGCCGCCGGTGGTCGCGCCCGCGGCGGCCGCCGCGCCCGCCGCGCCCGCCGCGCCCGTCGGGCTGCCGGACACCACCGTGCCAACGCTGCCGGCGCTCGGGGACCTCGAGCACACCCGCCTCGCCCGGCCCGTGGACCCGGTCGCGGCGTCCGGGCGCGCGCTGGCGCTCGTGCTCGACACCGGCGAGCGCGTGCCGGTCGACGGCCCGGGTCTGATCGGCCGGCGCCCGGCCCTCGAGGACGCCCCGGACGCGCGGCTCGTCACGCTGCCCGACCCCGGCGTGTCCCGCGTGCACCTCGCGTACCGGCCCCTGCCGGACGGCACCCTCGAGGTCACCGACCGCGGCGCCACGAACGGGACGGTGCTGCTGGACCCGTCGGGGGCGCGCTGGGCGCTCCCCGCCGGCGCCCCGGCGCGCGTCGCGCCGGGCTGGACGCTCCTGCTCGGCCCGCGCCGCGTGGCGGTCGCGGAGGCGTAG
- a CDS encoding polyprenyl synthetase family protein: MTSPTTLPLADAALAERIAGRLDQVEDRLRAAVGYADPLVDDAAHHLADAGGKRLRPLLALLAAELGDHPGDAEVLDAAVVVELTHLASLYHDDVMDSAPMRRGAPAAHEVWGNSVAILVGDLLFARASTTVAHLGPEAVLIQASTFERLCLGQLHESTGPGAGDDPVAHYLQVLADKTASLIATSARLGAMYGGAAPAVVETVAAFGERIGVAFQLADDVLDLTSEGTVSGKTPGTDLREKVPTMPVLLLRRRAAEGGDPADVALVARLDGDLSDDAVLAETVALLRAHDVVRETRERATALVAEAVEVLAPLPDGPVKDSFVSFADALVDRAS, from the coding sequence GTGACTTCCCCGACCACCCTGCCGCTCGCCGACGCCGCGCTCGCCGAGCGCATCGCCGGACGCCTCGACCAGGTCGAGGACCGCCTGCGCGCCGCCGTCGGGTACGCCGACCCGCTCGTGGACGACGCCGCCCACCACCTGGCCGACGCCGGCGGCAAGCGGCTGCGCCCGCTGCTGGCCCTGCTGGCCGCCGAGCTCGGCGACCACCCCGGCGACGCGGAGGTGCTGGACGCCGCGGTCGTCGTCGAGCTCACGCACCTCGCGTCGCTCTACCACGACGACGTCATGGACTCCGCGCCGATGCGCCGCGGGGCGCCCGCCGCGCACGAGGTCTGGGGCAACTCCGTCGCCATCCTCGTCGGCGACCTGCTGTTCGCCCGCGCCTCGACCACCGTCGCGCACCTCGGCCCGGAGGCCGTCCTCATCCAGGCGAGCACCTTCGAGCGGCTCTGCCTCGGGCAGCTCCACGAGTCGACCGGCCCCGGCGCGGGCGACGACCCCGTGGCGCACTACCTCCAGGTGCTCGCGGACAAGACCGCCTCGCTCATCGCGACGTCCGCGCGGCTCGGCGCGATGTACGGCGGGGCGGCCCCCGCGGTCGTGGAGACCGTGGCGGCGTTCGGCGAGCGGATCGGCGTGGCGTTCCAGCTCGCCGACGACGTGCTCGACCTGACCTCCGAGGGCACCGTGTCCGGCAAGACGCCCGGCACGGACCTGCGCGAGAAGGTGCCGACCATGCCGGTGCTGCTGCTCCGCCGCCGGGCCGCCGAGGGCGGGGACCCCGCGGACGTCGCCCTCGTGGCGCGCCTGGACGGCGACCTGTCCGACGACGCGGTGCTCGCCGAGACCGTCGCGCTGCTGCGCGCCCACGACGTCGTCCGGGAGACCCGCGAGCGGGCCACCGCCCTGGTCGCCGAGGCCGTCGAGGTCCTCGCGCCGCTGCCGGACGGGCCGGTCAAGGACTCGTTCGTGTCGTTCGCCGACGCCCTGGTGGACCGGGCGTCCTGA